DNA from Pontibacter deserti:
GCCGATCTCGTAGATGCGTTACTTTCTGCTGTTTTGTCTTTCATGCTGGCCATAGCACCTGCCGATAAAAACAGTACTCCGACCACTACAACCAACGCTGCCATAAACCCTTCGGAGAAAGAAGGGCGGAGTGAAGGTTGTTCTACCAGGCGTTTAATGCGGCTAAGCAAAGAACCTTTTTTACCAGCCAGCGCCATAGCTACATGTGAGGTTTGCGGTAATTGCATTTGAGCAAGTGTAGCCAACGCCCGGGCATAAGTCAGGTAATTGCCACAAACAGCCACTGCCATATCATCACAGCAGTTTTCGCGTTCATCGCGCACCACAGCCGACATCCACCACATAGCCGGGTGGTAAAAGAACAAAATATCTACTACAGACTGCAGCAGGTTTACCAGGTAATCGTTGCGGCGGATATGAGCCAGCTCGTGAGCAAGTATAGCTTCAACCTGAGTAGTGCTGAGGCCTGCTGCAGCGCCTATCGGCAGCAGTATAACTGGTTTAGCAAAGCCAATTACCATAGGCACCTTTACCAGCACCGATTCTGCCAGCTGAACTGCCTGCTTCACACCCAGTTGTGCGGCTATATTTTGCAGCGTTGTATCCCATTTGCTGCCCAACTGATTTACCTTATGATAACGTAACCTTTGTGTATAGGCCAGGCCACCCATAAAACGAAGTGCCATAACCAGTAAACCCAGTAACCATAGTGTAACCAGCAGCGGCAGGTGCTGCTCAAAGTATAGCGTTGCAGCTTTAAGTGGCTGCGACCAATCTGTGGCAGCAGTTGTCACCTGGTTTATACTTTGGGTGTGTACTATAACGCTGCTTGCAGGATGTATTGCTGTTGCCGGGGCCGGGGCTGCAGAAGTATAATAGTAGATAAAGGTAGCACCTGAGAGAAGCAACTGCAGCAGTATACTAGCTGTAGCCAGGTAATAGCGCACCGTTGCAGCGTGGCGCTGAAGCAGTACCAGCAGCAAGGCCAGTGTAAGTGCAATTAAAGCTCCTTGCCATAACGAGTGCAGGAGTGTCCAGCCAAGTGCGCTTACTAACGCTTCTGTAGCTAATTGAGTAATCAGGTTCATGAGTTACCTCCTTCCAGTTTATCTAAC
Protein-coding regions in this window:
- a CDS encoding M56 family metallopeptidase, whose product is MNLITQLATEALVSALGWTLLHSLWQGALIALTLALLLVLLQRHAATVRYYLATASILLQLLLSGATFIYYYTSAAPAPATAIHPASSVIVHTQSINQVTTAATDWSQPLKAATLYFEQHLPLLVTLWLLGLLVMALRFMGGLAYTQRLRYHKVNQLGSKWDTTLQNIAAQLGVKQAVQLAESVLVKVPMVIGFAKPVILLPIGAAAGLSTTQVEAILAHELAHIRRNDYLVNLLQSVVDILFFYHPAMWWMSAVVRDERENCCDDMAVAVCGNYLTYARALATLAQMQLPQTSHVAMALAGKKGSLLSRIKRLVEQPSLRPSFSEGFMAALVVVVGVLFLSAGAMASMKDKTAESNASTRSAEKATESRNEVILPVNVAEESYSAYTFSVQDTTGRKQDIVIIKNKKGEVTELYVNGKQIPKKDIPEYNDLINQRLEAVKNAPKASRVDVEREMVVEREVIDEARRSNRKNRREEYRYEFRTDQDDLLVPPPPAPPVPHAPRAAAVPHAPMAPMAPMAPMIPPVPPAMPLDLEGNNKEEARKQKKAYEQARKQYEKDMKQFQEDMKKHAQEMEAAAARRQNDRGRQQELAEQRHEQAMRRHAESMKRHEESMRRHDESMKRHEELSAVLDNVNQELVKDGLLKKDAEKIDFKIDNTGLYIDGKKQPQEVYNKYRNLMKTKDGKPVNYTYKKDGKSKEVMIKD